In Harmonia axyridis chromosome X, icHarAxyr1.1, whole genome shotgun sequence, a single window of DNA contains:
- the LOC123685652 gene encoding uncharacterized protein LOC123685652 has product MGMNLSRFNPFETGTDDSAQLPSVREMTYVKSVETKFLELITEAHKMGSIYVGRADVIDALNNGIRGLVFFDGETPYSSNIPVTQLCMDKRILYHVFASGKDMKDIIQSDCSVVMVKAISEYYPLYDLCRVGLDILRDY; this is encoded by the exons ATGGGTATGAATTTATCTCGCTTCAATCCTTTCGAAACTGGTACCGACGACAGTGCGCAGCTGCCCAGCGTCAGAGAGATGACTTACGTTAAATCCGTTGAGACTAAATTCTTAGAGCTGATAACCGAAG CTCATAAAATGGGTTCGATTTATGTTGGACGAGCCGATGTGATTGATGCACTGAATAACGGAATCCGAGGATTGGTATTCTTCGATGGAGAGACGCCATATTCCAGCAATATTCCTGTAACCCAGCTTTGTATGGATAAGAGAATTCTTTACCATGTCTTTGCTTCCGGAAAAGATATGAAGGATATCATTCAATCAGACTGTAGCGTTGTGATGGTGAAAGCCATTTCAGAATACTACCCACTTTATGATTTGTGTAGAGTTGGTCTGGATATTTTAAGAgattattga